A part of Pectobacterium cacticida genomic DNA contains:
- the fbaA gene encoding class II fructose-bisphosphate aldolase, with product MSKIFDFVKPGVITGDDVQKVFAVAKENHFALPAVNCVGSDSINAALEAAAKVRAPIIVQFSNGGAAFIAGKGLKAEGQQAAILGAISGAHHVHQMAEHYGVPVILHTDHCAKKLLPWIDGLLDAGEKHFAATGKPLFSSHMIDLSEESLEENVEICSKYLARMAKIDMTLEIELGCTGGEEDGVDNSHMDASALYTQPADVDYAYTKLNAISPRFTIAASFGNVHGVYKPGNVKLTPTILRDSQEYVSKKHNLPHNSLNFVFHGGSGSSAQEIKDSVSYGVVKMNIDTDTQWATWEGILKYYQANEAYLQSQLGNPKGEDQPNKKYYDPRVWLRSAQASMVARLEQAFKELNAVDVL from the coding sequence ATGTCTAAAATTTTTGATTTCGTAAAACCCGGTGTCATCACTGGTGATGACGTTCAGAAAGTTTTCGCAGTAGCAAAAGAAAACCACTTCGCCCTGCCAGCAGTGAACTGTGTCGGCAGCGACTCAATCAATGCGGCGTTGGAAGCCGCTGCTAAAGTGCGTGCGCCTATCATCGTTCAGTTTTCTAACGGTGGCGCGGCATTTATCGCCGGTAAAGGTTTGAAAGCGGAAGGCCAGCAGGCCGCGATTCTGGGGGCAATTTCTGGCGCTCATCATGTGCACCAAATGGCTGAACATTATGGCGTTCCGGTTATTCTGCATACCGACCACTGCGCGAAAAAATTGTTGCCGTGGATCGATGGCCTGCTAGATGCGGGAGAAAAACACTTTGCGGCAACGGGTAAACCCCTGTTTTCTTCCCACATGATTGACCTGTCTGAAGAGTCTCTGGAAGAAAACGTCGAAATTTGTTCTAAATATTTGGCGCGTATGGCCAAAATCGATATGACGCTGGAAATCGAACTGGGCTGCACCGGTGGTGAAGAGGATGGGGTGGATAATAGCCACATGGACGCCTCGGCACTGTACACTCAACCGGCGGATGTTGATTATGCGTACACTAAGCTGAACGCGATCAGCCCACGTTTCACCATCGCGGCCTCTTTTGGTAATGTGCATGGCGTCTACAAGCCCGGTAATGTGAAGCTGACACCGACCATCTTGCGTGATTCTCAGGAGTACGTTTCTAAGAAACATAATTTACCGCACAACAGCCTGAATTTTGTCTTCCACGGGGGATCGGGTTCCAGCGCTCAGGAAATCAAAGATTCTGTTAGCTATGGTGTTGTGAAAATGAACATCGATACCGATACCCAGTGGGCAACATGGGAAGGTATCCTGAAGTATTACCAGGCAAACGAAGCGTATCTGCAAAGCCAGTTGGGAAACCCGAAGGGCGAAGATCAGCCGAACAAAAAATACTATGACCCGCGTGTGTGGCTACGTTCAGCCCAGGCGAGCATGGTGGCGCGCCTGGAACAGGCCTTCAAAGAACTTAATGCGGTTGATGTGCTGTAA
- the pgk gene encoding phosphoglycerate kinase, with amino-acid sequence MSVIKMTDLDLAGKRVLIRADLNVPVKEGKVTSDARIRASLPTIEIALKQGARVMVTSHLGRPTEGEYNEEFSLLPVVNYLKEKLSSPVRLAKDYLDGVDVAEGELVVLENVRFNKGEKKDDEILSKKYAALCDVFVMDAFGTAHRAQASTHGVGKFAPIACAGPLLSDELEALGKALKEPARPMVAIVGGSKVSTKLTVLDSLSKIADQLIVGGGIANTFVAAQGHNVGKSLYEADLIPEAKKLLETCDIPVPSDVRVASEFSETATATLKSVTAIKDDEQILDLGDVSAERLAEILKNAKTILWNGPVGVFEFPNFRKGTETIARAIADSDAFSIAGGGDTLAAIDLFGIADKISYISTGGGAFLEFVEGKKLPAVVMLEERAKQ; translated from the coding sequence ATGTCTGTAATTAAGATGACCGATCTGGATCTGGCTGGTAAACGTGTTCTTATTCGTGCGGATCTGAACGTACCGGTAAAAGAAGGGAAAGTGACGTCCGATGCTCGCATCCGTGCCTCTCTGCCGACCATCGAAATCGCCTTGAAACAAGGTGCTCGCGTTATGGTCACTTCCCATCTGGGACGCCCGACTGAAGGCGAATATAATGAAGAATTTTCCCTGCTACCCGTTGTCAACTATCTGAAAGAGAAGCTCTCTTCTCCTGTGCGTCTGGCAAAAGACTATCTTGATGGTGTTGATGTCGCTGAAGGCGAACTGGTTGTATTGGAAAACGTTCGCTTTAACAAAGGTGAGAAGAAAGACGACGAAATCCTGTCCAAGAAGTACGCTGCGCTATGCGATGTGTTCGTGATGGACGCCTTTGGTACGGCACACCGCGCGCAGGCCTCAACGCATGGTGTGGGTAAATTTGCCCCTATTGCCTGTGCGGGTCCCCTGTTGTCAGATGAACTGGAAGCCTTGGGTAAAGCGCTGAAGGAACCCGCTCGGCCAATGGTCGCTATCGTGGGGGGGTCTAAAGTGTCCACCAAGCTGACGGTGCTGGATTCTTTGTCTAAGATCGCCGATCAGCTGATCGTCGGTGGCGGTATCGCTAATACCTTCGTTGCGGCACAGGGTCACAATGTTGGGAAATCCCTGTATGAAGCAGACCTGATTCCTGAAGCGAAAAAGCTGCTGGAAACCTGTGACATTCCTGTACCGAGCGATGTGCGTGTCGCATCTGAGTTCTCTGAAACGGCGACCGCAACGTTGAAATCCGTGACAGCAATCAAAGATGACGAGCAGATTCTGGATCTAGGCGATGTTTCCGCTGAACGTTTGGCTGAAATTTTGAAGAATGCCAAGACCATTCTGTGGAATGGTCCGGTTGGCGTATTTGAGTTCCCCAATTTCCGTAAAGGAACCGAGACAATCGCGCGCGCTATCGCCGATAGCGACGCATTTTCTATCGCAGGTGGCGGCGATACGCTGGCGGCGATCGATCTGTTTGGTATCGCTGACAAAATTTCCTATATTTCTACTGGCGGTGGCGCATTCCTGGAATTCGTTGAAGGGAAAAAGCTGCCTGCAGTGGTGATGCTGGAAGAACGTGCAAAGCAATAA
- the epd gene encoding erythrose-4-phosphate dehydrogenase — MTTRIAINGFGRIGRSVLRALYESGHRAELAVVAVNELASAEGMAHLLKYDTSHGRFSWDVRQECDRLYVGDDCIRLLHQAEIHPLPWRELSIDVVLDCSGIYGSREDGAAHLTAGAKKVLFSHPGAADLDATVVFGVNHHQLERGHRMVSNASCTTNCIIPVIKLLDEAFGIENGTVTTIHSSMNDQPVIDAYHHDLRRTRAASQSIIPVDTKLSAGITRIFPQFVDRFEAISVRVPTINVTAIDLSVSVRKAVNVNEINGLLQKSAHESFRGIVDYTELPLVSADFNHDPHSAIVDGTQTRVSGQHLIKMLVWCDNEWGFANRMLDTTRAMAACGF; from the coding sequence ATGACGACTCGTATTGCGATAAACGGTTTTGGCCGTATTGGCCGCAGTGTGTTACGCGCGTTGTATGAATCAGGCCACCGGGCTGAATTGGCCGTTGTGGCGGTGAATGAGCTAGCGAGTGCGGAAGGTATGGCGCATTTGCTCAAATATGATACCAGCCATGGTCGCTTTTCATGGGATGTTCGTCAGGAGTGCGATCGGCTTTATGTCGGTGATGATTGTATCCGCCTATTACATCAGGCTGAGATTCATCCATTGCCCTGGCGGGAACTGAGTATCGATGTTGTACTGGATTGCAGCGGTATCTATGGCAGTCGGGAGGATGGCGCAGCCCACCTGACGGCGGGCGCGAAGAAAGTGTTGTTTTCTCATCCCGGAGCGGCGGATCTGGATGCCACGGTGGTGTTTGGCGTCAATCATCATCAGTTGGAGCGCGGGCACCGCATGGTTTCCAATGCGTCCTGTACGACTAACTGCATTATTCCAGTGATTAAGCTGTTGGATGAAGCCTTCGGCATCGAGAATGGCACGGTGACGACGATTCATTCATCCATGAACGATCAACCGGTGATCGATGCTTATCATCACGACCTGCGGCGCACTCGCGCTGCCAGCCAGTCGATCATCCCGGTAGATACCAAACTGTCGGCGGGGATAACCCGCATTTTCCCGCAGTTTGTCGATCGTTTTGAGGCGATATCGGTGCGGGTGCCGACGATTAACGTCACGGCAATTGACTTGAGTGTAAGTGTCAGAAAAGCCGTAAACGTGAATGAAATTAATGGGCTATTGCAAAAATCAGCGCATGAGTCGTTTCGTGGTATAGTTGATTATACTGAATTGCCACTCGTGTCAGCGGATTTTAACCACGATCCGCATAGCGCTATCGTCGACGGTACGCAAACTCGGGTCAGTGGTCAGCATCTGATTAAAATGTTGGTCTGGTGCGATAACGAATGGGGCTTTGCCAACCGGATGTTGGATACAACACGGGCGATGGCGGCCTGCGGTTTCTAG